In Mycolicibacterium alvei, a single window of DNA contains:
- the sucC gene encoding ADP-forming succinate--CoA ligase subunit beta produces MDLFEYQAKELFAKHNVPTTPGRVTDSAEDAKAIATEIGKPVMIKAQVKVGGRGKAGGVKYAATPEDALEHATNILGLDIKGHVVKKLLVAEASDIAEEYYISFLLDRSNRTYLAMCSVEGGMEIEEVAATKPERLAKVPVDAVKGVDLAFARSIAEQGHLPAEVLDAAAVTIQKLWEVFVGEDATLVEVNPLVRTPDDQILALDGKVTLDANADFRQPGHAEFEDKDATDPLELKAKENDLNYVKLDGEVGIIGNGAGLVMSTLDVVAYAGEKHGGVKPANFLDIGGGASAEVMANGLDVILNDSQVKSVFVNVFGGITACDAVANGIVGALKKLGDEANKPLVVRLDGNNVEEGRRILAEANHPLVVQAETMDAGADKAAELANK; encoded by the coding sequence ATGGATCTCTTCGAATATCAGGCAAAAGAGCTGTTCGCCAAGCACAACGTCCCCACGACCCCGGGCCGCGTGACCGACTCGGCCGAGGACGCCAAGGCGATCGCCACCGAAATCGGCAAGCCCGTGATGATCAAGGCACAGGTGAAGGTCGGCGGCCGCGGTAAGGCCGGCGGCGTGAAGTACGCAGCCACCCCCGAAGACGCCCTCGAGCACGCGACCAACATCCTCGGTCTCGACATCAAGGGTCACGTCGTCAAAAAGTTGCTGGTGGCCGAGGCGAGCGACATCGCCGAGGAGTACTACATCTCGTTCCTGCTCGATCGTTCCAACCGCACCTACCTGGCCATGTGCTCGGTTGAAGGCGGCATGGAGATCGAGGAAGTCGCCGCCACCAAGCCCGAGCGGCTGGCCAAGGTGCCCGTCGACGCCGTCAAGGGTGTCGACCTGGCCTTCGCCCGCTCGATCGCCGAGCAGGGCCACCTGCCCGCCGAGGTGCTGGACGCCGCGGCCGTGACCATCCAGAAACTGTGGGAGGTGTTCGTCGGCGAGGACGCCACCCTGGTTGAGGTCAACCCGCTGGTGCGCACGCCCGACGACCAGATCCTGGCGCTGGACGGCAAGGTCACCCTGGACGCCAACGCCGACTTCCGGCAGCCCGGCCACGCCGAGTTCGAGGACAAGGACGCCACCGATCCCCTCGAGCTCAAGGCCAAGGAGAACGACCTCAACTACGTCAAGCTCGACGGCGAGGTGGGCATCATCGGTAACGGTGCCGGCCTGGTCATGTCGACGCTGGACGTGGTTGCCTACGCGGGCGAGAAGCACGGTGGCGTGAAGCCGGCCAACTTCCTCGACATCGGCGGTGGCGCTTCGGCTGAGGTCATGGCCAACGGCCTCGACGTCATCCTGAACGACAGCCAGGTCAAGAGCGTGTTCGTCAACGTATTCGGCGGCATCACCGCCTGTGACGCGGTGGCCAACGGCATCGTCGGCGCGCTGAAGAAGCTGGGCGATGAGGCCAACAAGCCGCTCGTCGTCCGCCTGGACGGCAACAACGTCGAAGAGGGCCGGCGGATTCTCGCCGAGGCCAACCATCCCCTGGTTGTCCAGGCCGAGACCATGGACGCCGGTGCCGACAAGGCCGCCGAGCTGGCGAACAAGTAA
- the sucD gene encoding succinate--CoA ligase subunit alpha, giving the protein MSIFLNKDSKVIVQGITGGEGTKHTALMLKAGTQVVGGVNARKAGTTVSHKAADGSDVELPVFASVAEAMKETGADVSIAFVPPAFSKDAIIEAIDAEIPLLVVITEGIPVQDSAYAWAYNVDKGEKTRIIGPNCPGIITPGESLVGITPNNITGKGPIGLVSKSGTLTYQMMYELRDLGFSTAIGIGGDPVIGTTHIDAIEAFEKDPETKLIVMIGEIGGDAEEKAAAYIKANVTKPVVGYVAGFTAPEGKTMGHAGAIVSDGAGTAAGKQEALEAAGVKVGKTPSETAAKARELLANL; this is encoded by the coding sequence ATGTCGATCTTTTTGAACAAGGACTCCAAGGTCATCGTCCAGGGCATCACCGGCGGTGAGGGCACCAAGCACACCGCTCTGATGCTCAAGGCCGGCACCCAGGTCGTCGGCGGCGTCAACGCCCGCAAGGCCGGAACCACCGTGTCCCACAAGGCTGCTGACGGTTCCGATGTGGAGCTGCCGGTGTTCGCATCGGTCGCCGAGGCCATGAAGGAGACCGGCGCTGACGTGTCGATCGCCTTCGTGCCGCCGGCGTTCTCCAAGGACGCCATCATCGAGGCCATCGACGCCGAGATCCCGCTGCTGGTGGTCATCACCGAGGGAATCCCGGTGCAGGACAGTGCTTACGCGTGGGCCTACAACGTCGACAAGGGCGAGAAGACCCGCATCATCGGGCCGAACTGCCCCGGCATCATCACCCCCGGTGAGTCGCTGGTCGGCATCACGCCGAACAACATCACCGGCAAGGGCCCGATCGGCCTGGTGTCGAAGTCGGGCACGCTGACCTACCAGATGATGTACGAGCTGCGCGATCTCGGCTTCTCCACCGCCATCGGCATCGGCGGCGACCCGGTCATCGGCACCACCCACATCGACGCCATCGAGGCGTTCGAGAAGGATCCCGAGACCAAGCTGATCGTGATGATCGGTGAGATCGGCGGCGACGCCGAAGAGAAGGCCGCCGCCTACATCAAGGCCAACGTCACCAAGCCGGTCGTCGGCTACGTCGCGGGCTTCACCGCTCCGGAGGGCAAGACGATGGGCCACGCCGGCGCCATCGTGTCCGACGGTGCCGGTACCGCGGCCGGTAAGCAGGAGGCCCTGGAGGCCGCCGGCGTGAAGGTCGGCAAGACGCCGTCCGAGACCGCCGCCAAGGCGCGCGAGCTGCTCGCCAACCTGTAG
- a CDS encoding S9 family peptidase, whose product MTLPELISVEDFFSPPERAAAKISPDGTRIAYLAPWKNRLNVWVQDLDGDAPPRCVTADEIRSVYIYAWTDDPRWLLYMQDNGGDENFHVYCIDLENPDAAAVDLTPFPGARASFDLAKSRPGKAIVQTNNRDPQLVDAYELDIATGELTLLAENPGNVITWLCAPNGDLFTNTLTADGDVEISQWNSATASLRTIKVYDGTDYPLGIFPLVISPDGTGIWLGSNEGSDRSRLARLDVATGVETEVDSHPTFDLGNQMVLPSPFILSERTGELIGARFYGERQVIHALDPNFAAVLENLTRLSEGDLAGISSDDSGQRWVVNFTHDRDPGVTYFYDHTTGESRLLFRPYPNLNSDSLAPMVPVTIPSRDGLELHSYLTLPVGVEPTDLPMVLLVHGGPWSRDCWGFQPDVQMLANRGYAVLQVNFRGSTGYGKDFTKAAIGEFAGRMHDDLIDAVDWAVKQGYADRDKVAIFGGSYGGYASLVGVTFTPDVFAAAIDYVGISSLANFMRTLPNVARPFLATNWHLYVGDHNDPVQEADMLARSPITKVDQIRTPLLVVQGANDSRVVQAESDNLVEALRTRGVEVEYMVKEDEGHGFLNPDNQIDMYHAVERFLAEHLGGRLP is encoded by the coding sequence ATGACGTTGCCCGAACTGATCTCGGTAGAGGATTTCTTCAGCCCACCCGAGCGCGCAGCCGCGAAGATCTCGCCCGACGGAACTAGAATCGCCTACCTGGCGCCGTGGAAGAACCGCCTCAACGTGTGGGTTCAGGACCTCGACGGCGATGCACCTCCGCGCTGCGTCACCGCCGACGAAATCCGCAGCGTCTACATCTACGCATGGACCGACGATCCGCGGTGGCTGCTCTACATGCAGGACAACGGCGGTGACGAGAACTTCCATGTGTACTGCATCGACCTGGAAAACCCCGATGCCGCCGCAGTGGATCTCACGCCGTTTCCGGGCGCCAGAGCGAGTTTCGATCTCGCCAAGAGCCGGCCCGGGAAGGCGATCGTGCAGACGAACAACCGCGATCCGCAGCTGGTCGACGCGTACGAACTCGACATCGCCACTGGCGAACTCACCCTGCTGGCGGAGAATCCCGGGAACGTCATCACCTGGCTGTGCGCCCCCAACGGTGACCTGTTCACCAACACGCTGACGGCCGACGGTGACGTCGAGATATCGCAATGGAACTCGGCCACAGCGTCATTGCGGACCATCAAGGTCTACGACGGCACCGACTACCCGCTGGGCATCTTCCCTCTGGTCATCTCCCCGGACGGCACCGGCATCTGGTTGGGGTCGAATGAGGGCAGCGACCGTAGCAGGCTGGCCCGGCTCGATGTGGCGACCGGGGTCGAGACCGAGGTGGACAGCCACCCGACATTCGACCTCGGCAATCAGATGGTGTTGCCGTCACCCTTCATCCTCAGCGAGCGCACGGGGGAACTGATCGGCGCCCGCTTCTACGGGGAGCGCCAGGTGATCCATGCCCTGGACCCGAATTTCGCTGCGGTACTGGAGAATCTGACCCGACTGTCGGAGGGCGACCTCGCCGGGATCTCGTCGGACGACTCCGGGCAGCGCTGGGTCGTCAACTTCACCCACGACCGCGACCCGGGCGTCACCTACTTCTACGACCACACGACCGGCGAGAGCCGGTTGCTGTTCCGGCCATATCCGAATCTGAATTCAGATTCATTGGCACCGATGGTCCCGGTGACCATCCCCTCGCGCGACGGCCTTGAGCTGCACTCGTATCTGACCCTGCCCGTCGGCGTCGAGCCCACCGACCTGCCGATGGTGCTGCTGGTGCACGGTGGACCCTGGTCACGGGATTGCTGGGGCTTCCAGCCCGACGTGCAGATGCTGGCCAACCGCGGATATGCGGTGCTACAGGTCAACTTTCGCGGCTCGACCGGCTACGGCAAGGACTTCACCAAAGCCGCGATCGGCGAGTTCGCCGGCAGGATGCACGACGACCTGATCGATGCGGTGGACTGGGCCGTCAAGCAGGGGTACGCCGACCGCGACAAGGTCGCGATCTTCGGCGGCTCCTACGGCGGTTACGCCTCGCTGGTCGGGGTGACGTTCACCCCGGACGTCTTCGCCGCGGCGATCGACTACGTCGGCATCTCCAGCCTGGCCAACTTCATGCGCACACTGCCGAACGTGGCCCGGCCATTCCTGGCGACGAACTGGCATCTGTACGTCGGGGACCACAACGATCCGGTGCAGGAGGCCGACATGCTGGCCCGCTCCCCCATCACGAAGGTGGATCAGATCCGCACGCCGCTGTTGGTAGTTCAGGGCGCCAACGACTCTCGTGTGGTCCAGGCCGAATCCGACAACCTGGTCGAAGCACTGCGCACGCGCGGCGTCGAGGTCGAATACATGGTCAAAGAGGACGAGGGGCACGGATTCCTCAACCCGGACAACCAGATCGACATGTACCACGCTGTCGAGCGGTTCCTGGCCGAGCATCTCGGCGGTCGCCTTCCCTGA